The following are from one region of the Staphylococcus schleiferi genome:
- a CDS encoding DeoR/GlpR family DNA-binding transcription regulator: MLTEKRHEMILDALAQHNFLSLQHLVEYTESSASTIRRDLSRLQEEGKLTRVHGGAKLINNPKEPELYEKRTQHIEEKVAIAKKAAQLVNEGDCIYLDAGSTTLEMIPYLSAKEITVVTNGLSHVEGLLKQGIPTKLIGGDVKGNTLAVVGGRAVDFLKHYRFNKVFLGVNGIDIEAGFTTPDEREAIVKETAVSQAQQAYVLADTSKFNEQFLATIHTQERPIIITSEKVKSINGYAQYDSHFEILGGQL, from the coding sequence ATGTTAACTGAGAAAAGACATGAAATGATACTCGACGCATTAGCACAACATAACTTTTTGTCATTACAACATCTCGTCGAATATACAGAGTCAAGTGCCTCGACGATTCGAAGGGATTTATCTCGGCTACAAGAAGAGGGCAAGTTAACACGTGTGCATGGTGGCGCAAAATTAATTAATAATCCTAAAGAGCCAGAACTTTACGAAAAAAGAACACAGCATATTGAAGAAAAAGTGGCCATTGCTAAAAAGGCGGCCCAACTCGTTAATGAGGGAGATTGCATATATCTCGACGCTGGCTCGACGACGTTAGAGATGATTCCTTATCTGAGTGCGAAAGAGATTACCGTTGTGACAAATGGTTTATCTCATGTTGAAGGCCTACTCAAACAAGGTATCCCAACTAAATTGATTGGCGGAGATGTGAAAGGAAATACGTTGGCTGTTGTAGGCGGTCGAGCTGTTGATTTTCTAAAGCATTATCGCTTTAACAAGGTGTTTCTTGGTGTGAACGGGATTGATATTGAGGCAGGCTTTACAACACCTGATGAACGAGAAGCGATTGTTAAAGAAACGGCCGTGTCACAGGCGCAACAAGCTTATGTACTCGCAGATACTTCCAAATTCAATGAACAATTTTTAGCGACGATTCATACACAAGAGCGACCCATTATCATCACTTCAGAAAAAGTGAAAAGTATCAATGGTTATGCACAATATGATTCACATTTTGAAATTTTAGGAGGGCAATTATGA
- the ybaK gene encoding Cys-tRNA(Pro) deacylase: protein MAKQKKTNAMRMLDQAKVEYEIRTFPVSDAHIEGHEVAALIQAETDTVYKILVLENDDHAHFVFVIPVNAHLDMKAAAAAVNEKKLHLMPLDDLKKVTGYIRGGCSPIGMKTHFPTTIHTAVLACETVFVSAGQRGVQMGIAPEDLIRMSQAQTVDVIQ from the coding sequence ATGGCAAAGCAAAAGAAAACAAATGCGATGCGCATGTTAGATCAAGCGAAAGTAGAATATGAGATACGTACTTTTCCTGTGAGTGATGCACATATTGAAGGGCATGAAGTTGCTGCTTTAATTCAAGCAGAGACAGATACGGTATATAAAATACTCGTACTTGAAAATGATGACCATGCCCATTTTGTGTTCGTTATTCCAGTTAATGCACACTTAGATATGAAAGCAGCAGCGGCTGCCGTCAATGAGAAAAAGTTGCATCTTATGCCTTTAGATGATTTGAAGAAAGTAACAGGTTATATCCGCGGTGGATGTTCACCTATAGGGATGAAGACACATTTTCCAACGACGATTCATACGGCAGTTTTAGCTTGTGAAACTGTATTTGTGAGTGCAGGTCAAAGAGGTGTACAAATGGGAATTGCACCAGAAGACTTAATTCGAATGAGTCAAGCACAGACAGTTGATGTAATCCAGTAA
- a CDS encoding CDP-glycerol glycerophosphotransferase family protein yields MHIKILGYHIFQKGGTTRSNLNLIQSLCQAGHQVTYVNYMGVRKQRLKSLIAEEGGQLKNVKFQSFLGANSIAHADLLIITREDFFKFAREVKQLSPETVILGEIHSPLAYISPHMDLALEAVDAVRVSTEAIARAFEQRYDYPYVFPMYVNTSHLKIAKAPTATTYNLLIKARFEDEIKDISYALKMMRYFIHERHQSQIHLYLQGYGPSLELYENLVRYYRLESNVHINEAEPESYIYFSSSPYETLGYSILEAIAQGHRVCLYPGDDQVLRAIYTPFHAVHWLQKDLKSDADTLMQAFSAQYTDEERQEDIEVLKQQFIRINDTNALIAKTMEIAQQHQVNQAEIQPPKIKARYQFAQEMAKRFAIQTKQNLESSSKGPLRKGSRVYNKVRQAIFKVEGRVKQRQIHQRQVSKKHVFVESFHGKNFSGDPKYIACALKRLDPELEIYVSAADPLVELEIRAFGMTPIRFGTRSYMRAFEKSAYVIINGNLWDRLVKHPQQCVVQTWHGFPLKRMVNDLMDEQERQKQALQFAPRMKKWDVLLSSSPRYEQYIQSAFQLKTHPNLKILREGAPRNSDLMRYQDDVERRSTIQEKYMFTKNEEKRYILFCPTWRKDTRQSVSTLDIVSLIEGLPDQYEMIVKLHPNEGHLREVYDRLHPRIHCFFNELVDIQELYLISDVLITDYSSAIFDYAHLDRPILILEEDTTRYQQDIGFYFDIEQFTNIQKVGQNIEQIQHMILQNKHVDHQKMTNELMTYDQIESDNKVAQFILEQ; encoded by the coding sequence ATGCATATTAAAATATTGGGTTATCATATTTTTCAAAAAGGAGGCACAACAAGAAGTAATTTAAATTTGATTCAGTCGTTGTGCCAAGCAGGTCATCAAGTGACTTACGTCAACTATATGGGTGTGAGAAAACAACGATTAAAGTCACTGATAGCAGAAGAAGGTGGGCAACTAAAAAATGTGAAATTCCAATCGTTTCTTGGTGCAAATTCTATTGCGCACGCAGATTTATTGATCATCACACGAGAAGACTTTTTTAAATTTGCACGCGAAGTGAAGCAGCTTTCACCTGAAACAGTGATACTCGGTGAAATTCACAGTCCGTTAGCTTATATTTCACCGCATATGGACTTGGCGTTAGAAGCGGTCGATGCAGTACGTGTAAGTACAGAAGCCATTGCACGAGCATTCGAACAACGCTATGATTATCCGTACGTGTTTCCGATGTATGTCAATACAAGTCATCTAAAAATAGCGAAAGCCCCTACAGCTACGACTTATAATTTATTAATTAAAGCACGTTTTGAAGACGAAATTAAAGATATTTCTTATGCATTAAAAATGATGCGTTATTTCATACACGAACGTCACCAATCACAGATTCATTTGTATCTTCAAGGCTATGGGCCTTCACTTGAACTTTATGAGAATTTAGTACGCTATTATCGTTTAGAAAGCAATGTTCATATCAATGAAGCAGAACCAGAATCTTATATTTATTTTTCATCTTCGCCCTATGAAACATTGGGCTATTCTATACTAGAAGCCATCGCACAAGGGCATCGTGTATGCCTTTATCCTGGAGATGATCAGGTGTTGAGAGCTATTTACACACCTTTTCATGCTGTGCACTGGCTTCAAAAAGATTTAAAATCAGACGCCGATACGTTGATGCAAGCTTTTAGTGCGCAGTACACGGATGAAGAGAGACAAGAAGATATTGAGGTTTTAAAACAACAATTTATCCGTATTAATGATACAAATGCGCTCATTGCTAAAACGATGGAAATCGCACAACAGCATCAAGTGAACCAAGCTGAGATTCAGCCCCCAAAAATAAAAGCGAGATATCAATTTGCTCAGGAAATGGCGAAAAGATTTGCAATCCAGACAAAACAAAATTTAGAGTCCTCATCTAAAGGACCGCTACGTAAAGGTTCTCGCGTTTATAATAAAGTTCGCCAAGCTATTTTTAAAGTCGAAGGACGTGTGAAACAACGCCAAATTCATCAACGTCAAGTCTCTAAAAAACACGTCTTTGTTGAATCTTTTCATGGCAAAAACTTTTCAGGGGATCCTAAATACATTGCCTGTGCACTTAAAAGATTAGATCCAGAATTAGAAATTTACGTAAGTGCTGCAGATCCGTTAGTTGAATTGGAGATTAGAGCTTTCGGCATGACACCGATACGATTTGGTACACGTTCATATATGCGTGCTTTTGAGAAAAGTGCCTACGTTATAATTAATGGGAATTTATGGGATCGATTAGTGAAACATCCACAGCAATGTGTTGTTCAAACATGGCATGGTTTTCCGTTAAAACGGATGGTGAATGACTTAATGGATGAGCAAGAACGTCAAAAGCAAGCGCTGCAATTTGCCCCGCGTATGAAAAAATGGGATGTTTTGCTTTCATCTTCACCACGTTATGAACAATACATTCAATCTGCCTTCCAATTAAAGACGCATCCAAATTTAAAAATATTGCGTGAAGGCGCACCGAGAAATAGTGATTTGATGCGCTATCAAGACGATGTGGAGAGAAGATCAACAATCCAAGAAAAGTATATGTTTACTAAGAATGAAGAGAAGCGATATATTTTATTTTGTCCTACATGGCGAAAAGATACACGTCAATCCGTCTCGACACTTGATATTGTGTCATTGATAGAAGGGCTGCCTGATCAGTATGAAATGATTGTTAAACTGCATCCGAACGAGGGGCATTTACGTGAAGTGTATGATCGATTACATCCAAGAATTCATTGTTTCTTCAATGAATTGGTTGATATTCAAGAGTTGTATTTAATTTCAGATGTCTTAATAACAGATTATTCGTCAGCAATTTTTGATTATGCACACTTAGATCGACCTATACTTATCCTTGAGGAAGATACGACGCGTTATCAACAAGATATCGGTTTTTACTTTGATATTGAGCAATTTACAAACATTCAAAAAGTAGGTCAAAACATCGAACAAATTCAGCACATGATTTTACAAAATAAACATGTCGATCATCAAAAAATGACAAACGAACTTATGACCTATGATCAAATCGAGAGCGATAATAAAGTGGCACAGTTTATCTTAGAACAATAG
- the norA gene encoding multidrug efflux MFS transporter NorA, with translation MNKQFIILYLNIFLVFLGIGLVIPVLPIYLKDLGLTGSDLGILVAVFALAQMIISPFGGALADRLGKKLIICIGLVLFSVSEFLFAASHTFSYLILSRVLGGLSAGMVMPGVTGLIADLSPSKDKARNFGYMSAIISAGYILGPGAGGFFAEISHRMPFVVAGALGALAFVGTVIYVHSPKKQTTQGFHQFDNAELGKINYKVFITPAILTLILAFGLSAFETLFPLYTADKINFKPVDISIAITGGGILGAIFQVFLFDKMMRYFSELKFIAYALIYSMIILVLMIYAHTYWHVMLLCFVVFIGFDLIRPALTNYFSNIAGHRQGFAGGLNSTFTSMGNFIGPLIAGTLYDIDIEYPLLMSIAFMILGCVVIVIENQFRAKYQKSK, from the coding sequence ATGAATAAACAGTTTATTATTTTATACTTAAATATTTTTCTAGTATTTCTAGGAATTGGTCTCGTAATTCCAGTACTTCCTATCTATTTAAAGGATTTAGGGTTAACTGGTTCTGATCTCGGAATACTTGTTGCTGTTTTTGCGCTTGCACAAATGATTATTTCACCTTTCGGAGGTGCATTAGCTGACCGTTTAGGTAAAAAATTAATTATTTGTATTGGGCTTGTGCTGTTTAGTGTTTCTGAATTTTTATTTGCAGCGAGCCATACATTTTCATATTTAATCCTTTCTCGCGTATTAGGTGGTTTGAGTGCAGGAATGGTTATGCCAGGTGTGACCGGTTTGATTGCAGATTTATCACCCTCAAAAGATAAAGCGCGTAACTTTGGATATATGTCAGCGATTATATCAGCAGGCTACATTCTCGGTCCCGGCGCCGGCGGTTTCTTTGCCGAAATCTCACATCGTATGCCGTTTGTTGTGGCCGGGGCACTTGGTGCATTAGCTTTTGTCGGAACGGTCATCTACGTCCACTCTCCAAAAAAACAAACGACACAAGGTTTTCATCAGTTTGATAACGCCGAACTAGGAAAAATTAATTATAAAGTATTTATTACGCCCGCCATACTGACGTTAATCCTTGCATTTGGTTTATCTGCATTTGAAACGTTATTCCCGCTATATACAGCAGATAAAATTAATTTCAAACCGGTAGATATTTCAATTGCCATTACAGGTGGGGGCATCTTGGGAGCCATCTTCCAAGTGTTCTTGTTTGATAAAATGATGCGTTATTTTAGTGAATTGAAATTTATTGCTTATGCTTTGATCTATTCAATGATTATTTTAGTATTAATGATTTATGCACATACGTATTGGCATGTCATGTTATTATGTTTTGTTGTCTTTATTGGCTTTGATTTAATTCGCCCAGCCCTTACCAATTATTTTTCAAATATAGCAGGACATCGTCAAGGATTTGCAGGAGGACTGAATTCGACATTTACAAGTATGGGGAACTTTATTGGACCATTAATTGCAGGAACGCTTTACGATATCGATATTGAATATCCGTTATTAATGTCCATCGCTTTTATGATATTAGGTTGCGTCGTCATTGTCATTGAAAACCAGTTTAGAGCGAAATATCAAAAAAGCAAGTAA
- a CDS encoding DUF1361 domain-containing protein encodes MKARYITRLFYIVLFIISLFSPTQYKFIALNITLAYIPLELVFLLKLFLPKRWFEWPLFLVFLTVFILMLPNTFYMVTDLIHLNHFGFDFLSGLNLIEWTNFALLTASVMFAAYCYVLIALELYHMITSKWFRVLVLLGMMILNGVGIYVGRFLRFHSVHVINHPFSVIWSTLKAIDTPAMIFISLIVGLQALLLIFVKGVRSQS; translated from the coding sequence ATGAAAGCACGTTATATTACACGTTTATTTTATATTGTCTTATTCATCATCTCACTTTTTTCACCTACACAATATAAATTTATAGCACTGAATATTACACTTGCCTACATTCCTTTAGAGCTTGTATTTTTGCTTAAACTCTTTCTTCCAAAACGCTGGTTTGAATGGCCATTATTTTTAGTGTTTTTAACAGTGTTTATTTTAATGTTACCTAATACCTTTTATATGGTGACAGATTTGATACATCTTAATCATTTTGGCTTTGATTTTCTATCAGGTCTTAATCTCATAGAGTGGACCAATTTTGCTTTATTGACAGCTTCCGTCATGTTTGCGGCATACTGTTATGTATTAATCGCATTAGAACTTTATCATATGATAACATCGAAGTGGTTTAGGGTTTTAGTCCTGCTTGGCATGATGATTTTAAATGGCGTCGGTATTTATGTAGGTCGTTTTTTACGCTTCCATAGTGTACACGTCATTAACCATCCATTTTCTGTCATATGGTCAACGTTAAAAGCCATTGATACCCCTGCCATGATTTTCATTTCGTTAATCGTTGGCTTACAAGCACTCTTATTAATATTTGTGAAAGGGGTGCGTAGTCAATCATGA
- a CDS encoding CPBP family intramembrane glutamic endopeptidase, protein MRASSNHPVAWRDLWAFVIYILVQVILANLFHLLLVPLHIFPVGLLFIFIGVITALTVIGYLIWSHRHHWKEKIIHAFKASRKYVGTMIGAYFLYIFANGLITYLFKFLPEQWKFKETGNQESLMIFFNDPKWLPLAFLSIVILSPITEELLFRHVLIGELGKKFGYVIMGIISAVVFALLHMQAAQSPFEIFPYLLLGILFVYTYIKSGCNIAVSIMMHMFNNFMAFIIMVIQLHA, encoded by the coding sequence ATGCGCGCATCTTCAAATCATCCTGTTGCCTGGCGAGACCTATGGGCATTTGTGATTTATATTTTAGTTCAAGTCATCTTAGCAAATTTGTTTCACTTATTGTTAGTTCCATTGCATATTTTCCCAGTAGGTTTATTATTTATCTTTATCGGGGTTATCACTGCATTAACGGTGATTGGATATTTAATTTGGTCCCATCGACATCATTGGAAAGAAAAAATAATCCATGCTTTTAAAGCGTCTCGAAAGTATGTTGGTACAATGATTGGTGCTTATTTCCTTTATATTTTTGCCAATGGGCTCATAACGTACCTTTTTAAATTTTTACCAGAACAATGGAAATTTAAGGAAACAGGTAATCAAGAGAGCTTGATGATTTTTTTCAATGACCCTAAATGGTTACCGCTTGCGTTTTTAAGCATTGTTATTTTATCTCCTATTACGGAAGAGTTACTATTTCGACATGTGTTAATTGGGGAACTCGGAAAAAAATTTGGATATGTAATAATGGGAATCATTTCCGCTGTCGTTTTTGCACTTTTACATATGCAAGCGGCACAATCTCCATTTGAAATTTTCCCATATCTATTATTAGGAATTTTATTTGTCTATACTTACATCAAAAGTGGATGCAATATTGCAGTTTCAATTATGATGCACATGTTTAACAACTTTATGGCGTTTATCATTATGGTGATTCAGCTTCACGCATAG
- the mdh gene encoding malate dehydrogenase — MNMKRKKVSIIGSGHTGATLAFIIAMHGHADVLLVDREKNESVMKGKALDMQQSGAILGFNVHVHATVDYAETKDSDVVVITAGLPRQPGMSRDDLVQTNEEIMVEVTQKVVKYSPNCTIIVLTNPVDAMTYTVYRTSGFPSERVMGQSGVLDTARFNTFVAEALNVAVKDVTGLVLGGHGDTMVPLIRHSQVNGVLLTELMPQEQIDAIVERTRKGGAEIVKLLGNGSAYYAPAAAVYEMVLAILEDQKRVLPTIAYCQGEYQLNDIYIGVPAILGANGVERIIELELNEDEQQQLAHSVEAVESVKASLKTTSSQSH, encoded by the coding sequence GTGAACATGAAACGTAAAAAAGTTTCTATCATTGGATCAGGTCATACAGGGGCAACATTAGCATTTATTATTGCGATGCATGGTCATGCAGATGTCTTACTTGTAGACCGAGAAAAAAATGAATCGGTGATGAAAGGGAAAGCCTTAGATATGCAACAAAGCGGTGCAATTTTAGGGTTTAATGTACATGTGCATGCAACTGTGGACTATGCAGAAACTAAAGATTCTGATGTTGTTGTAATTACAGCTGGCTTGCCAAGACAACCGGGGATGAGTCGAGACGATTTAGTTCAAACGAATGAAGAAATTATGGTCGAGGTCACTCAAAAAGTAGTTAAATATTCGCCAAACTGTACAATTATCGTATTAACTAATCCTGTTGATGCGATGACTTACACCGTTTATCGCACGTCCGGCTTTCCTAGTGAAAGAGTGATGGGTCAATCAGGCGTTTTAGATACAGCGAGATTTAATACTTTTGTAGCTGAAGCGCTCAACGTCGCAGTGAAAGATGTGACAGGGCTTGTTTTAGGTGGACATGGAGATACTATGGTCCCTTTAATTCGTCACAGCCAAGTGAACGGCGTGTTATTAACTGAACTTATGCCACAAGAACAAATAGACGCTATTGTTGAAAGAACAAGAAAAGGTGGCGCAGAAATTGTAAAACTATTAGGCAACGGCTCTGCATATTATGCACCTGCTGCAGCAGTATATGAAATGGTTCTTGCTATTTTAGAAGATCAGAAGCGGGTACTTCCAACAATTGCATACTGCCAAGGGGAATATCAATTAAATGATATTTATATTGGTGTACCTGCCATCTTAGGTGCGAATGGTGTAGAACGCATTATCGAATTAGAACTGAATGAAGACGAACAGCAACAATTAGCACATTCGGTTGAAGCGGTTGAATCCGTTAAAGCCTCATTAAAAACAACGTCATCACAATCACATTAA
- a CDS encoding aldo/keto reductase, with protein MEKIAINQHVHYSRIIQGFYRADQWGMTPQEMNRFIHELVERGVTTMDHADIYGHYTVEGMFGKALALSPALRDQLQIVTKCGIVQPNTIHPHQTAHRYDLSKIHIKRAVERSLKELQVDYLDSLLIHRPSPLMQPCEITDAVKDLVDEGKIRSFGVSNFKRAQYELLNRCLKDDKFHIAVNQIEISPHQLIAFQDGTIDDMQRENVKLMAWSPFAGGALFQNDDQKGQRVMKELKRIAQAHHTTVEAVVSAWFKKHPAQIMPIIGTQQLERLDRVIQGLDIELYDQEWFDIFTAAQGYDIP; from the coding sequence ATGGAGAAGATTGCAATTAATCAACATGTACACTATTCAAGAATTATTCAAGGATTTTATCGTGCAGATCAGTGGGGAATGACACCACAAGAAATGAATCGCTTTATTCATGAATTGGTTGAGCGAGGTGTCACAACCATGGACCATGCAGATATTTATGGCCATTATACTGTAGAAGGGATGTTCGGCAAGGCGCTTGCGTTATCTCCTGCGCTTAGAGATCAACTGCAGATTGTGACAAAGTGTGGGATTGTCCAGCCAAACACGATTCACCCTCATCAAACCGCACATCGATATGATCTTAGTAAAATACATATTAAGCGTGCAGTAGAGCGGTCTTTAAAAGAACTTCAAGTTGATTACTTAGATAGTTTACTCATTCACCGACCTTCACCACTGATGCAGCCTTGTGAAATTACAGATGCTGTGAAAGATTTGGTCGATGAAGGTAAAATTCGTTCGTTTGGTGTATCTAATTTTAAACGCGCACAATATGAATTGCTTAATCGATGTTTGAAAGACGATAAATTTCATATTGCAGTGAATCAAATTGAAATTTCTCCACATCAATTGATCGCTTTTCAAGATGGCACGATTGATGATATGCAACGCGAAAACGTCAAATTAATGGCTTGGAGCCCTTTTGCTGGTGGTGCACTATTTCAAAATGACGATCAAAAAGGACAACGTGTTATGAAGGAACTTAAACGGATTGCACAAGCACATCACACAACTGTTGAAGCCGTTGTTTCGGCTTGGTTTAAAAAGCATCCTGCTCAGATTATGCCGATTATAGGGACGCAACAGTTAGAGCGACTTGATCGTGTAATCCAAGGGCTTGATATTGAATTATATGACCAAGAATGGTTTGATATATTTACTGCGGCACAAGGTTATGATATTCCATAA
- a CDS encoding CobW family GTP-binding protein, translated as MLKNKTRLTIVNGFLGSGKTTFLNHYMTQILKKDEKVALIVNEFGDFDVDSRILKDYNVKQSILQGCICCDLQHDLIAVLYQLSQQENNVDHIIIEATGIANPIDVLIACQDPLIAQAFENPEAICIVDSSRFLSRQNYSKQTLDLLEDQVRASQTIVINKVDLLTNDSDLKEIVEAIETIAPKSRVLISDHGQVQQTVIENTGAEYTLPEHAHRHGHHAHHNHEHHHDGNHHHDHHHAHYTSLKYTFSSAISQAQLVQFILKLPENVLRLKGYVRLRESPNEMYLIQYAQGLPTIESVGDVDFPSSVVLIGEQLDEARLRNNLDVLQFS; from the coding sequence ATGCTTAAAAATAAAACGCGTCTTACAATCGTTAATGGGTTTTTAGGAAGTGGCAAAACCACATTCTTAAATCATTATATGACGCAAATATTAAAAAAAGATGAGAAAGTCGCACTCATTGTAAATGAATTTGGAGATTTTGATGTGGATAGTCGAATTTTAAAGGATTACAACGTCAAACAATCCATATTGCAAGGCTGCATTTGCTGTGATTTACAACATGATTTAATTGCAGTTTTATATCAACTGAGTCAACAAGAAAACAATGTTGATCATATTATTATTGAAGCGACAGGGATTGCAAATCCGATTGATGTTTTGATAGCTTGCCAAGACCCACTTATTGCGCAAGCCTTCGAAAATCCAGAAGCGATTTGTATTGTAGATAGTTCAAGATTTTTATCTCGACAAAACTATTCGAAACAAACGCTTGATTTATTAGAAGACCAAGTTCGGGCGAGTCAAACGATTGTTATTAATAAGGTTGATTTATTAACAAATGACAGCGACTTAAAGGAAATTGTAGAAGCGATTGAAACCATTGCTCCCAAAAGTCGTGTGTTAATTTCAGACCATGGACAAGTGCAACAAACTGTCATTGAAAACACAGGCGCTGAGTATACGTTACCTGAGCATGCACATCGTCACGGACATCATGCGCACCATAATCATGAACATCACCATGATGGTAATCATCATCACGACCATCATCATGCGCATTATACAAGTCTAAAATATACTTTTAGTTCAGCAATTTCACAAGCGCAGTTGGTGCAGTTTATCCTAAAATTACCTGAAAATGTGTTACGCTTAAAAGGTTACGTTAGACTTCGAGAAAGTCCGAATGAAATGTATTTAATTCAATATGCTCAAGGTTTGCCTACGATTGAAAGTGTTGGAGATGTAGATTTTCCATCATCAGTCGTTTTGATTGGGGAGCAATTAGATGAAGCCAGACTCAGAAATAATTTGGATGTGCTACAATTTAGCTAA
- a CDS encoding MarR family winged helix-turn-helix transcriptional regulator, whose protein sequence is MSDHLNLKEQVCFSLYNAQRQVNRYYSNKIFKKYNLTYPQFLVLEILWDHSPVNVKKVVTDLALDTGTVSPLLKRMEQINLIKRERSEIDQREVFVHLTEKSKDMQPELANASQLVTEASSLTTDEVKELNRLLEKVITAFEEKK, encoded by the coding sequence ATGTCTGACCATTTAAACTTGAAAGAGCAAGTATGTTTTAGTTTGTATAACGCACAAAGACAAGTTAATCGTTATTATTCAAACAAAATTTTCAAAAAATACAATCTCACGTATCCACAATTTTTAGTATTAGAAATTTTATGGGACCATTCTCCTGTTAATGTAAAGAAAGTTGTAACAGACTTAGCGCTTGATACGGGTACAGTATCACCATTATTAAAGCGTATGGAACAAATTAATCTCATTAAAAGAGAACGTTCTGAAATTGACCAACGTGAAGTGTTTGTACATTTAACTGAAAAAAGCAAAGATATGCAACCAGAGCTCGCAAATGCATCACAACTTGTTACTGAAGCTTCATCATTAACAACTGATGAGGTTAAGGAGCTCAATCGATTACTTGAAAAAGTAATTACTGCATTTGAAGAAAAGAAATAA